AGCGCAACCGGCCAGCGCCAGGGCACAGGCCCCCGCCCACAACACTGTTCGAAATCGTAGAAACATCCGTTGCATCATGACTCTCTTGTTCAGTCGCCAAGCCAGGGTCCCGGCCAAAGCACCGATCATAGGGCCCCGCGCTGCGGGGGTATAGCGCCCAGCCACAGTAATTTGCCCCCTATAGAGCAAACCGGTCGATGACACGCGACTATTGGTCAATGGCCTGAAACACATCCCCGGCTAGACTGTCCCTTGCAATGTGTGTGCGCCCGGCACCGGGCAACAAGGAGGCATCCATGAGCCTGACGACGACAATCCTGATGCTGATCTGCGGCTGGCTGGCCGTGGCTGCGGCCATGCTCTGGGGAGTCCTGCGGATCACCCGCCGGCACCATCATCCGCGCCTGCCGACGCCTTCGGCGAAATCCGCGAAGCCACCCCGCCATCACGCCACCGCGCATTGACTGGCGCTTTTCCCCCAATGAAAAACGGCGGCCTGTGTCCTTGAACACAGGCCGCCGTTATTTTTATTGCCGCGCGGATCAGGCTTCGGCTTGTTCCTCAGCCGCCAGGCGCTTCTGCCGGGCACGACGGGCCAGCATGTTCAGCCCTTCGATGGCAGCCGAGAAGGCCATGGCCGCATACACATAACCTTTAGGCACATGAGCACCGAAGCCTTCGGCGATCAGGGTCATGCCGATCATGATCAGGAAGCCCAGGGCCAGCATGACCACCGTCGGGTTGTCATTGATGAACTTGGCCAGCGGCTCGGCAGCCAGCAACATCACCAGCACCGAAACCACTACCGCGATGATCATGATCGGCAAGTGTTCGGTCATGCCGACCGCGGTGATGATGCTGTCGATGGAGAACACCAGGTCGAGCATCAGGATCTGGCCGATCGCCGCGGCAAAGCCCAGGGACACGCCCGCCGTCTCGCTCTTGGTCTGCTCCGGCGCCGGGTCCATGCTGTGGTGGATTTCCGTCGTGGCTTTCCACAGCAGGAACAGGCCACCGGCAATCAGGATCATGTCCTTCCAGGAGAAGGTCTGGCCGAAGACATCGATCACCGGCTCGGTCAGCTGCACGATGAACGCGATGGTGCTGAGCAATGCCAGGCGCAGGATCAGGGCCATGCCGATGCCGATCCGGCGGGCCTTGGCCCGATGCTGCTCCGGCAGTTTGTTGGTCAGGATCGAAATGAAGATCAGGTTATCGATGCCCAGCACGATTTCCATGACCACCAGGGTAGCCAGGGCGACCCACGCGGTGGGGCTGGCGGCGAGTTGTAAAAGGTATTCCATGGCTCAGTCCTGAGTCGGGGGATGGGAATCAGATTTCCTGGGACGACGAGACGGGTTCTTTTTGCTCGTCGGCCGGTTTTTCCTGCCTGCCGGTCAAACCCTGGGTAGCGTCACTGAGGGCCTGTTCGGCGGCCTTGTGCGTGTCGTCGATCGCCTGCTTGGCGTTTTCCGCGGCCTTGCCCAGCAGCTGCTGAGCGCTTTTCTCCGCCTGGTCGCAACCGGCGACGGCGATCAGTGACAACGCCAGCAACGACGCGGCGATGGATTTGTAGGTCATTGCGTTTTCCTCGTTAGAACCGCACGGGCCAGGACACCGGCCCGGCAATAGCGAGGCATTCTATGGAGTGAAACACTTCAGGAAAATTCGTATTTTTAACAGCTATACTTCGGTTTTTACGAATTGAACCCGCCATGCTCAATTACCGCCAACTGCATTATTTCTGGGTAGTCGCCAAGACCGGCAGCATCGTCCGCGCCTGCGAGCAACTGAACCTGACCCCGCAAACCGTCAGCGGCCAGATTACGCTGCTCGAACACACCTACGGCATCGAGCTGTTTCGCCGGGTCGGCCGGCAACTGGAGCTGACCGAGGCCGGACGCCAGGCCCTGCCCTACGCCGAACAGATGTTCCAGCTGGGCGGCGAGCTGGAGGCCATGCTGCAGGCCCGCCCCAACGAACAGCAGATCCTGTTTCGAGTCGGCGTGGCCGACGTAGTGCCCAAATCCATCGTCTATCGCCTGATCGCGCCGACCATGGAACTGAGCGAGCCAATCCGCATCACCTGCCGCGAAGACAAACTCGAGCGCCTGCTGGCCGACCTGGCCATCCAGCGCCTGGACCTGGTGATCTCCGACAGCCCCATGCCGTCGCATCTGGATATCAAGGGTTATAGCCAGAAACTCGGCGAGTGCGGTATCAGCTTCTTTGCCACCCAGGAGCTGGCCGAACGCTACGGGAAGGATTTTCCCCAGAGCCTGCAAGGCGCCCCGCTGCTGATTCCCGGGCAGGAAACCGTGGTACGCAGCCGCCTGCTGCGCTGGCTGGCCGAGCAGCAGATCCAGCCGAGGATCATCGGCGAATTCGACGACAGCGCCCTGATGCAGGCATTCGGCCAGTCCGGCAGCGGGATCTTTATCGGCCCCAGCGTGATCGCCGACGAGGTGACGCGCCAATACGGCGTGCAATTGATCGGCCAGACCGACGCGGTCAGCGAGTCGTTCTATGCCATTTCGGTCGAGCGCAAGGTCAAGCACCCCGGCATCGTGGCGATCACCGAAGGCGCCCGCCGCGAGTTGTTCACCGCGATGGGCGCCTGAGGCCAGGTCAGGCGCAGCTGGCCTGTGGCTTGAGGGTCATCAGCAGCGACGCCAGCAGGATCGAGAGCAGGATGAAACCGGCGGCGGCAAACCCCAGGCTGCCCAGCCCCAGGCTGTCGATCACCCGCCCGCCGACCATCGCGCCCAGGCCGATTCCCAGGTTGGCCCCGGCGATATTCAGCGAAGCGGCGAACGCCGGCGCTTCGGGCGCGGCCTTGATCAGGCGGACATGGCTGACCAGAAACAGCGCCGCCTGGGTCACGCCCCAGATCCCCATGGCCGCGGCCAACCCCAGGGGCGAATGAATGCTCGGCACCAGCGCCAGCATGCCGCCGATCATCAAGGCGCAGAAGCCCATGGACGCCAGCAATGGGTGGCGATCCACCGCGCGGCCGCCCAGCGAATTGCCCAGCAGCCCTACCGCACCGAACCCCATCAGGCACCAGCCGACCAGCGTGCCATCGAAGCCGGCCAGGCGCTCGAGGATATCCGCCAGGTAGGTGTAGGCGGTGAACATGCCGCTGAACACCAGGATCGACAGCAGTACGTGCCCCTGCATCAACGGGCTGCGCAGGATGCCGAACTGCGAGCGCAGGCTGGCCTGCTCGTTGTGCACGCGGGTCTGCGGCAGATAGACGTACAGCAGCAACGCCTTGGCAAAGGCCACCAGCGCCAGGATGGCGAAAGCGCTGCGCCAGCCGAACGCGTCGGAAATCAGCGTGCCCACCGGAATCCCGAACACCGTGGCGCAGACGATACCGAAGCCGATCTTGGCGATGGCGCGCCCGGCATAGTCCGGACCGACGATATCCACCGCGGTTTCACTGGCCAGGGCCCAGAACACTGGCAACCCCAGCGCGGGGATCAGGCGCGCCACGGCCATCACCCAGATATT
This portion of the Pseudomonas sp. MRSN 12121 genome encodes:
- a CDS encoding MFS transporter, with protein sequence MLLPILLLSAAGFTVLTTEFIIVGLLPSIARDLSVSIPQAGLLVTLFAFTVAAFGPFLTAYFARFPRKRLFISVLVMFGLANTLAALAPNIWVMAVARLIPALGLPVFWALASETAVDIVGPDYAGRAIAKIGFGIVCATVFGIPVGTLISDAFGWRSAFAILALVAFAKALLLYVYLPQTRVHNEQASLRSQFGILRSPLMQGHVLLSILVFSGMFTAYTYLADILERLAGFDGTLVGWCLMGFGAVGLLGNSLGGRAVDRHPLLASMGFCALMIGGMLALVPSIHSPLGLAAAMGIWGVTQAALFLVSHVRLIKAAPEAPAFAASLNIAGANLGIGLGAMVGGRVIDSLGLGSLGFAAAGFILLSILLASLLMTLKPQASCA
- the nhaR gene encoding transcriptional activator NhaR, whose product is MLNYRQLHYFWVVAKTGSIVRACEQLNLTPQTVSGQITLLEHTYGIELFRRVGRQLELTEAGRQALPYAEQMFQLGGELEAMLQARPNEQQILFRVGVADVVPKSIVYRLIAPTMELSEPIRITCREDKLERLLADLAIQRLDLVISDSPMPSHLDIKGYSQKLGECGISFFATQELAERYGKDFPQSLQGAPLLIPGQETVVRSRLLRWLAEQQIQPRIIGEFDDSALMQAFGQSGSGIFIGPSVIADEVTRQYGVQLIGQTDAVSESFYAISVERKVKHPGIVAITEGARRELFTAMGA
- a CDS encoding TerC family protein → MEYLLQLAASPTAWVALATLVVMEIVLGIDNLIFISILTNKLPEQHRAKARRIGIGMALILRLALLSTIAFIVQLTEPVIDVFGQTFSWKDMILIAGGLFLLWKATTEIHHSMDPAPEQTKSETAGVSLGFAAAIGQILMLDLVFSIDSIITAVGMTEHLPIMIIAVVVSVLVMLLAAEPLAKFINDNPTVVMLALGFLIMIGMTLIAEGFGAHVPKGYVYAAMAFSAAIEGLNMLARRARQKRLAAEEQAEA